One window of Candidatus Mycobacterium wuenschmannii genomic DNA carries:
- the rbfA gene encoding 30S ribosome-binding factor RbfA, whose product MADPARARRLAKRVSEIVASAIEYEIKDPGLVGVTIVDAKLSGDLHDATLYYTVMGSSLDDDPDYDGAAAALDRAKGVLRSKVGAGTGVRFTPTLTFTRDTVSDSVQKMEALLARARAADADLAKVREGATPAGDADPYRTTDDEHIDPHDDDANREAVRGGVGHIDQGAPTDIGEGAGDDQLED is encoded by the coding sequence ATGGCTGACCCGGCGCGGGCGCGCCGGCTGGCCAAGCGGGTCTCTGAGATCGTCGCGTCGGCGATCGAGTACGAGATCAAGGACCCGGGGTTAGTCGGAGTCACCATCGTGGACGCCAAGCTGTCCGGCGACCTGCACGACGCGACGCTGTACTACACGGTGATGGGCTCGTCCCTGGATGACGATCCTGACTACGACGGGGCCGCCGCCGCGCTGGATCGCGCGAAGGGTGTGTTGCGCAGCAAGGTCGGTGCCGGCACCGGAGTGCGTTTCACGCCGACGCTGACCTTCACCCGCGACACGGTGTCCGACTCCGTACAGAAGATGGAGGCGCTGCTGGCCCGTGCGCGGGCCGCGGACGCCGATCTGGCGAAGGTGCGCGAGGGAGCGACTCCGGCGGGTGATGCGGACCCGTACCGCACGACTGACGATGAGCACATAGACCCGCACGACGACGATGCGAACCGCGAAGCGGTTCGGGGAGGAGTCGGGCACATTGACCAAGGGGCACCAACCGATATCGGGGAAGGCGCCGGTGACGATCAACTCGAAGACTGA
- a CDS encoding DHH family phosphoesterase produces the protein MTINSKTESTAAQRVDAIGAAKVLDAASTVGVVCHVHPDADTIGAGLALALVLDRCGKSVEVSFAAPAALPESLRSLPGGRLLVDPNAMRRDVDLVVTVDIPSMNRLGDLRDMAGGGHEVLVIDHHASNQMFGTANFVESSADSTTMMVAELLDAWDKPIDADVAYCLYAGLTTDTGSFRWASADAYRLAARLVEIGIDNAAITRSLMDTHPFAWLSMLSRVLGSAQLLPGAAGGRGLVYAVVTNQEWANARPEEVESIVDIVRTTQQAEVAAVFKEIEPQHWSVSMRAKDAIDLSAVASTFGGGGHRLAAGYSTTGSADEVVAALSAALG, from the coding sequence GTGACGATCAACTCGAAGACTGAATCCACTGCGGCACAACGGGTCGACGCGATCGGCGCCGCCAAGGTGCTGGATGCCGCGTCGACGGTCGGGGTGGTCTGTCACGTTCATCCCGACGCCGACACCATAGGCGCGGGCCTCGCGTTGGCGTTGGTGCTCGACCGGTGCGGCAAGTCGGTCGAGGTCAGTTTCGCGGCACCGGCCGCGCTCCCGGAGTCGTTGCGGTCATTGCCCGGCGGGCGGTTGCTGGTCGACCCCAACGCCATGCGCCGCGACGTCGATCTCGTTGTCACCGTGGATATTCCGAGCATGAATCGGCTCGGCGATCTGCGCGACATGGCCGGCGGCGGGCACGAGGTGCTGGTGATCGACCACCATGCGTCCAACCAGATGTTCGGTACCGCGAACTTCGTTGAGTCATCGGCGGATTCGACCACGATGATGGTCGCTGAGCTGCTGGATGCGTGGGACAAGCCGATCGACGCCGATGTGGCGTACTGCCTGTACGCCGGCCTGACCACCGACACCGGATCGTTCCGGTGGGCCAGCGCGGACGCGTACCGGCTGGCGGCCCGGCTGGTCGAGATCGGCATCGACAACGCCGCGATCACCCGGTCGCTGATGGACACCCACCCCTTCGCATGGCTTTCGATGCTGTCTCGGGTGCTCGGCTCGGCGCAGTTGTTGCCCGGCGCCGCCGGCGGCCGCGGCCTGGTGTACGCGGTCGTCACCAATCAGGAATGGGCCAACGCGCGTCCGGAGGAAGTCGAAAGCATCGTCGACATCGTCCGCACCACTCAGCAGGCCGAAGTTGCCGCGGTGTTCAAAGAGATTGAGCCGCAACACTGGTCGGTGTCCATGCGGGCCAAGGATGCGATCGACCTCTCCGCAGTCGCATCGACCTTCGGAGGCGGCGGGCACCGGCTGGCCGCCGGCTACTCGACTACCGGTTCGGCCGACGAGGTCGTGGCCGCGCTGAGCGCCGCCCTGGGGTGA
- a CDS encoding MATE family efflux transporter: MNKSVGTQPGGRQIVQLALPALGVLAAEPLYLLFDTAIVGRLGALSLAGLAIGGLVLGMVGSQLTFLSYGTTARSARHFGAGDRPAAVAEGVQATWLALVLGLVIVVVVQVVAAPLVSVIAGSADIARAALPWLRIAIIGAPAILVSLAGNGWLRGVQDTVRPLRYVAAGFGLSALLCPLLVFGWLGLPRLGLSGSAVANLSGQWLAAVLFGRALLAEGTPLRMDRHALASQVVLGRDLLVRTLAFQACFVSAAAVAARFGAAAVAAHQVVLQLWNFLALVLDSLAIAAQALVGAALGAGDAPLAISTARRVTVWSAVAASGLAAVFAAGAGVLPRLFTDDSSVLAAVGVPWWFLVAQLPLAGVVFALDGVLLGAGDAAFMRTATVVSALVGFLPPIWLALRFDWGLAGIWSGLSAFIVLRLIFVGWRAVSGRWVVTGQ, encoded by the coding sequence GTGAACAAGTCGGTAGGGACGCAGCCGGGCGGTCGTCAGATCGTGCAACTGGCGCTACCGGCCCTGGGCGTGCTGGCCGCCGAACCGCTCTACCTACTGTTCGACACCGCGATCGTCGGCCGCCTCGGTGCGCTGAGTCTGGCCGGGCTCGCGATCGGCGGACTGGTCCTCGGCATGGTCGGTTCGCAGCTGACCTTTCTGTCCTACGGCACCACCGCGCGTTCGGCGCGACACTTCGGCGCGGGCGACCGCCCCGCCGCCGTTGCCGAAGGCGTGCAAGCGACGTGGTTGGCGTTGGTGCTCGGCCTGGTCATTGTCGTCGTGGTGCAGGTCGTCGCGGCTCCGCTGGTATCGGTCATCGCGGGTTCGGCCGACATCGCGCGAGCCGCGCTGCCGTGGCTGCGCATCGCGATCATCGGCGCGCCCGCAATCCTGGTGTCGCTGGCCGGTAATGGCTGGTTGCGCGGCGTGCAGGACACGGTTCGCCCGTTGCGCTACGTGGCCGCCGGCTTCGGGTTGTCGGCGCTGCTATGTCCGTTGCTGGTGTTCGGCTGGCTGGGACTGCCGCGGCTCGGGTTGTCGGGGTCGGCTGTGGCCAACCTGTCGGGTCAGTGGCTGGCCGCCGTGCTGTTCGGACGCGCACTGCTGGCCGAGGGAACGCCGCTACGGATGGACCGTCATGCGCTGGCGTCCCAGGTCGTGCTGGGACGCGACCTGCTGGTCCGGACGCTGGCCTTCCAGGCCTGTTTCGTGTCCGCGGCGGCGGTGGCGGCCCGGTTCGGTGCCGCGGCGGTGGCCGCCCATCAGGTGGTGCTGCAGCTATGGAATTTCCTTGCACTGGTTCTGGATTCGCTGGCCATCGCGGCGCAGGCGTTGGTGGGCGCGGCGCTGGGGGCCGGCGACGCCCCGCTCGCGATCTCCACCGCGCGACGGGTGACGGTCTGGTCGGCCGTCGCCGCGTCAGGTCTCGCGGCGGTGTTCGCCGCCGGTGCCGGCGTGCTGCCGCGCTTGTTCACCGACGACAGTTCGGTGCTGGCCGCGGTCGGGGTGCCCTGGTGGTTCCTGGTCGCTCAATTGCCCTTGGCTGGTGTGGTTTTCGCGCTCGACGGCGTGTTGCTGGGTGCGGGGGATGCCGCGTTCATGCGGACGGCGACGGTGGTGAGCGCGCTGGTCGGTTTTCTGCCGCCGATCTGGCTGGCGCTGCGCTTCGACTGGGGGCTGGCCGGAATCTGGTCTGGCCTGAGCGCATTCATCGTTCTGCGGCTGATCTTCGTCGGCTGGCGAGCCGTGTCGGGCCGCTGGGTGGTGACCGGGCAATGA
- a CDS encoding sugar O-acetyltransferase, with translation MTTQRELMLSGAPYRADDPELSAARRECQRVLARFNAGESEVLQGLLGSLGEGSEILPRFLCDYGEQISVGAGCFVNYDAVFLDCAAITIGRDVQIGPRVQLLTALHPVDDHESRRAGWESALPIAIGDNVWLAAGVIVCAGVSIGDNTVIGAGSVVTRDVPPNVLAAGNPCRVIRSLEP, from the coding sequence ATGACGACGCAACGCGAACTGATGCTGAGCGGTGCGCCGTACCGCGCCGACGATCCCGAATTGTCCGCCGCCCGAAGGGAATGCCAGCGCGTGCTGGCAAGGTTCAACGCCGGCGAGTCAGAGGTGCTGCAGGGCTTGCTCGGATCGCTGGGCGAGGGATCGGAGATCCTTCCCCGGTTCCTGTGCGACTACGGCGAGCAGATCAGCGTCGGCGCAGGTTGTTTCGTCAACTACGACGCGGTCTTCCTCGACTGCGCGGCGATCACCATCGGCCGCGATGTGCAGATCGGCCCGCGCGTACAACTTCTCACGGCGCTGCATCCGGTCGACGACCACGAATCCCGGCGGGCCGGTTGGGAATCCGCGTTGCCGATAGCCATCGGTGACAATGTTTGGCTCGCGGCGGGCGTCATCGTCTGCGCGGGCGTGAGCATCGGCGACAACACGGTGATCGGAGCGGGAAGCGTCGTCACCCGCGACGTACCGCCGAATGTGCTCGCGGCCGGCAATCCGTGCCGGGTGATCCGATCGCTGGAACCCTGA
- a CDS encoding enoyl-CoA hydratase, whose amino-acid sequence MTTNDILLISTDDRVRTLTLNRPQSRNALSSALRDQFFGALADAETDDDVDVLIVTGTDPVFCAGLDLKELGGQTALPDISPRWPALSKPVIGAINGAAVTGGLELTLYCDILIASEQARFADTHARVGLLPTWGLSVRLPQKVGIGLARRMSLTGDYLSAQDALRAGLVTEVVPHDQLLPAAHKVAESIVGNNQGAVRALLSSYHRIDDANTGEGLWLEATAARAFRTSGDDIAANREAVLQRGRAQVR is encoded by the coding sequence ATGACGACCAACGACATTCTGTTGATCAGCACCGACGATCGGGTGCGAACCCTGACCCTGAACCGGCCGCAATCGCGTAATGCGTTGTCGTCCGCGCTGCGGGACCAGTTCTTCGGCGCGCTGGCCGACGCGGAAACCGACGACGACGTCGACGTGCTGATCGTCACCGGGACCGACCCGGTGTTCTGCGCCGGGCTGGACCTCAAGGAGCTGGGCGGTCAGACGGCGCTGCCGGACATCTCGCCGCGCTGGCCGGCGTTGAGCAAGCCCGTCATCGGCGCGATCAACGGCGCGGCCGTCACCGGCGGGCTCGAGCTGACGCTGTACTGCGACATCCTGATCGCCTCCGAGCAGGCGCGGTTCGCCGACACCCACGCACGCGTGGGCTTGCTGCCGACGTGGGGGCTCAGCGTTCGACTTCCCCAGAAGGTCGGCATCGGCCTGGCCCGGCGGATGAGCCTGACGGGTGACTACCTGTCCGCGCAGGACGCCCTGCGCGCCGGTCTGGTCACCGAGGTCGTGCCGCACGACCAACTGCTGCCCGCCGCGCACAAGGTGGCCGAGAGCATCGTCGGGAACAACCAGGGCGCGGTGCGTGCGCTGCTGTCCTCGTATCACCGGATCGACGACGCGAACACCGGCGAAGGCCTGTGGCTGGAAGCGACTGCGGCCCGGGCGTTTCGGACCTCCGGCGACGACATCGCCGCCAACCGCGAGGCGGTGCTGCAGCGCGGACGCGCCCAGGTGCGCTAG
- a CDS encoding DUF2277 family protein, translating into MCRNITELRGLEPKATTAEIEAAARQYIRKVSGFTRPSAANAEAFEAAVAEVAATTTRLLDALPERRQPPKTDPPLRRLAAAR; encoded by the coding sequence ATGTGCCGAAACATCACCGAACTGCGCGGCCTCGAGCCGAAAGCGACCACCGCGGAGATCGAGGCGGCGGCCAGGCAATACATCCGCAAGGTCAGCGGCTTCACCCGACCGTCGGCGGCCAACGCAGAGGCGTTCGAGGCGGCGGTCGCCGAGGTCGCCGCCACCACGACCCGGCTGCTGGACGCGTTGCCGGAGCGCCGCCAGCCGCCCAAGACCGACCCGCCGTTGCGCCGCCTCGCCGCCGCCAGGTGA
- a CDS encoding DUF1802 family protein, which yields MSAPALKEWGAAVHALLAGRQQILLRKGGIGEKRFDVAAREFLIFPTVAHTHAERVRPEFRDLLDAAAPDSTADRLVVRAAAKVVAALPVNRPENIDTIEDLHIWTAESVRRDRLDFRPKRRLAVLVVQAFPLLEPVTLPRLPDYAGCTSWVPLPLSDPPLGDPVHDDAALREVADRVRAAIE from the coding sequence GTGAGCGCGCCCGCACTCAAAGAGTGGGGCGCTGCCGTGCATGCATTGCTGGCCGGCCGGCAGCAGATACTGCTACGTAAGGGCGGGATCGGCGAGAAGCGGTTCGACGTTGCTGCTCGCGAATTCCTGATCTTCCCGACGGTCGCGCACACCCATGCCGAGCGCGTTCGTCCGGAGTTTCGCGACCTCCTTGACGCCGCGGCCCCCGACAGCACCGCGGACCGTCTCGTGGTGCGGGCGGCGGCGAAAGTCGTTGCAGCACTGCCGGTCAACCGCCCGGAGAACATCGATACGATCGAAGACCTGCACATCTGGACCGCTGAGTCGGTCCGCCGTGACCGGTTGGACTTTCGTCCGAAGCGTCGACTCGCCGTGCTGGTCGTGCAGGCCTTCCCGCTGCTCGAACCGGTGACCCTGCCGCGGCTGCCGGACTATGCCGGGTGCACCAGTTGGGTTCCGCTTCCGCTGTCCGATCCGCCGCTGGGCGACCCGGTGCACGACGATGCGGCGCTGCGCGAGGTCGCCGACCGCGTCCGCGCGGCTATCGAATAG
- a CDS encoding alpha/beta fold hydrolase has protein sequence MSAFDEWRSGGTEIRWQSTTAANSGAEVTVFTRRCGTPGAPALVCVHGFPTASVDFQALTRELHADFDIYLLDFPGYGLSDKPGAPYTYSLYDDARLLIHATAQLWQLTDYTMLTHDRGTSIGMIALSILEDHPDAAPPSAAIFTNANIYLPLANLTGFQNALLDPTVARSTARATTPEMLAAGMGFTTFMPRRDMSDPEIASLAQCFAHNDQMAVLPDTIQYLNERAADETNWLQALSASTVDTTLVWGLHDTVAPVRVANYVWQEFLRAKPGLNRYWILPSADHYLQCDAPEQLADVVRLSTSGEQVSLGTVGDWPAGAVLVDQTP, from the coding sequence ATGTCCGCCTTCGACGAATGGCGAAGCGGCGGAACGGAAATACGGTGGCAGTCGACGACGGCCGCGAACTCCGGCGCCGAGGTGACCGTCTTCACCCGGCGCTGTGGCACTCCCGGGGCGCCGGCGTTGGTCTGCGTGCACGGGTTTCCGACGGCGAGCGTTGACTTCCAGGCGTTGACTCGCGAACTCCACGCCGATTTCGACATCTACCTGCTCGACTTTCCCGGCTATGGCCTCTCTGACAAACCGGGCGCGCCGTATACGTATTCGCTGTACGACGATGCACGCCTGCTGATCCATGCCACCGCGCAACTGTGGCAGCTGACCGACTACACGATGCTGACTCACGATCGCGGGACGAGCATCGGCATGATCGCGTTGTCGATACTCGAGGACCACCCGGATGCGGCCCCGCCGTCCGCAGCCATCTTCACGAACGCGAATATCTATCTGCCGCTTGCCAATTTGACCGGGTTCCAGAATGCGCTGCTGGATCCGACGGTCGCGCGCAGCACCGCACGTGCAACCACGCCGGAGATGCTGGCCGCGGGCATGGGGTTCACCACCTTCATGCCACGGCGGGACATGAGCGATCCCGAAATCGCATCCCTGGCACAGTGTTTCGCACACAACGATCAGATGGCGGTGCTGCCGGACACCATCCAGTATCTGAACGAGCGCGCGGCCGACGAAACCAATTGGCTGCAGGCACTGTCCGCGAGCACCGTCGACACCACGCTGGTGTGGGGCCTGCACGACACCGTCGCGCCGGTGCGGGTGGCAAACTACGTGTGGCAGGAATTCCTCAGGGCCAAACCCGGATTGAATCGCTATTGGATACTGCCGAGCGCCGATCACTACCTCCAGTGCGATGCGCCGGAGCAGCTGGCCGATGTCGTGCGACTGAGCACGTCCGGCGAGCAGGTCTCGCTGGGCACGGTCGGCGACTGGCCGGCCGGCGCCGTGCTCGTCGACCAAACACCCTGA